In one Thermanaerovibrio velox DSM 12556 genomic region, the following are encoded:
- a CDS encoding ABC transporter substrate-binding protein/permease, translated as MGRRCLGIPFLGMLVFVLISCLLLPWTASGQEKVLRWAGDSEGGVPFMFNDPKNVDRLIGFEVDIIEAVAREMGRKPVFVNNSWDNLIPGLNRKLYDVAINGLEVTPEHQQEVAFSIPYYHTYLQIAVRRDNKDITSFEDLKDKTVGTLKQSYSYFLLKELGCKDIRTYIVEANAYDDLTNGRLDATLFDAPIAMYSAGFNPDVKFVGEPVGSMTYAIAVRKEDKALLREINAALMKLRDTGELRRIYDRWNLWNPVMAKEWNDFSPPKSPPYAYNDWAEAHKPRVSLKDLIKRYISFLPTFGEAALVTLKVSVCAMLLAMAVGFILAIMRVFGPKWASALALGYIEVIRGTPVLIQLFFIFYGLPNVGIKLSPFMAGVIGLGLNYAAYEAENYRAGLLAVPRGQMEAALALSMTRWQALRHVVVPQAFRVVIPPVTNDFISLLKDSSLVSIITMVDLTKAYGQIAATYYDYFGTGIMVAAIYLLLGLPFVRLSRWAERRFSIQDREKQRHHEQMMRGWH; from the coding sequence ATGGGGCGCCGATGCTTGGGCATCCCGTTCCTCGGGATGTTGGTGTTTGTGTTGATATCGTGCCTTCTTCTGCCATGGACTGCATCTGGGCAGGAGAAGGTTTTGCGCTGGGCCGGGGACTCCGAGGGGGGCGTACCCTTCATGTTCAACGACCCCAAGAACGTGGACCGTCTCATCGGCTTCGAAGTGGATATAATCGAGGCGGTGGCGCGGGAGATGGGACGCAAACCGGTGTTCGTCAACAACAGCTGGGACAACCTGATACCGGGGCTAAATCGCAAGCTCTACGACGTGGCCATAAACGGTCTTGAGGTTACCCCGGAGCACCAGCAGGAAGTGGCGTTCTCCATCCCCTACTACCATACTTACCTGCAGATAGCGGTAAGAAGGGATAACAAGGACATAACCTCCTTCGAGGACCTCAAGGACAAGACCGTGGGAACCCTCAAGCAGTCCTACTCCTACTTCCTGCTGAAGGAGCTGGGATGCAAGGACATAAGGACCTACATAGTGGAGGCCAACGCCTACGACGATCTAACGAACGGCAGGCTGGACGCAACCCTGTTCGATGCCCCGATAGCCATGTACTCCGCTGGGTTCAACCCGGACGTCAAGTTCGTTGGCGAACCGGTGGGCAGCATGACCTATGCAATAGCGGTGCGCAAGGAGGACAAGGCGCTGCTCCGGGAGATAAATGCCGCCCTCATGAAGCTCCGGGACACGGGGGAGTTAAGGCGCATATACGATCGATGGAACCTATGGAACCCGGTGATGGCCAAGGAGTGGAACGACTTCTCCCCTCCGAAAAGCCCTCCTTATGCCTATAACGACTGGGCGGAGGCTCACAAGCCAAGGGTTTCCCTAAAAGACCTCATCAAGCGGTACATAAGCTTCTTGCCCACCTTTGGGGAGGCCGCGCTGGTAACCTTAAAGGTTTCGGTGTGCGCCATGCTGCTCGCCATGGCGGTAGGTTTCATCCTGGCCATCATGAGGGTCTTCGGCCCCAAGTGGGCATCCGCCTTGGCTTTGGGCTACATAGAGGTCATAAGGGGTACGCCGGTGCTGATACAGCTCTTCTTCATCTTCTACGGCCTTCCCAACGTGGGGATAAAGCTATCCCCCTTCATGGCTGGGGTAATAGGTCTAGGGCTCAACTACGCGGCATACGAGGCGGAGAACTACCGGGCAGGCCTCCTGGCGGTACCAAGGGGACAGATGGAGGCGGCGCTGGCGCTTTCCATGACCCGATGGCAGGCCTTAAGACACGTGGTCGTTCCTCAGGCATTCCGGGTGGTCATACCTCCGGTTACCAACGACTTCATATCGCTCCTCAAGGACTCGTCGCTGGTATCCATAATAACAATGGTGGACCTCACCAAGGCATACGGCCAAATCGCCGCCACGTACTACGACTACTTCGGCACCGGGATAATGGTGGCCGCCATATACCTGTTGCTTGGACTGCCCTTCGTAAGGCTCTCCCGGTGGGCGGAGAGGAGGTTCTCAATCCAGGACAGGGAGAAGCAGCGCCACCACGAACAGATGATGCGAGGCTGGCATTAG
- a CDS encoding thioesterase family protein, whose product MDLREILPIGTVKRLVKKVSTSDTVGNKSKALEEFLSTAACLETMTQLAVEMLDPKLPEGLVSVGVMSHVENLAPAVLGEDVAFTVSLDSVEGNRVFFSMVASDMYGPVAKGTQERAVVHVSALERKVAERQGR is encoded by the coding sequence ATGGACCTCAGAGAGATCCTGCCGATAGGCACGGTAAAGAGACTGGTCAAGAAGGTGTCCACGTCCGACACGGTGGGGAATAAATCCAAGGCGTTGGAGGAGTTCCTTTCAACCGCCGCCTGTCTTGAGACCATGACCCAGCTGGCGGTGGAGATGCTAGACCCCAAGCTCCCGGAGGGGTTGGTATCGGTTGGGGTTATGTCCCACGTGGAGAACCTAGCTCCTGCTGTCTTGGGGGAGGACGTGGCGTTCACCGTTTCCCTGGACAGCGTAGAGGGCAACAGGGTGTTCTTTTCCATGGTCGCCAGTGATATGTACGGTCCGGTGGCTAAGGGTACCCAGGAGCGTGCGGTGGTTCACGTGTCCGCCCTGGAGCGGAAGGTGGCAGAGCGGCAGGGCCGTTGA
- a CDS encoding amidohydrolase family protein, with amino-acid sequence MGSDVLIRIDGRPVAAVKGGFLVDPLEVPLGDSTVERIEDYQGGFSVMPGDFNGHSHPEQSVYAEMVEEGWDLPTWCRRTIYAHSVHMTPELVYLSCCRAFGRMLLNGITSVAVSFYCHNRMGNALDREVIKAALDSGIRILFGRMNYDLVSKEAYPEKRASQESYFEGPYYENHLISLMEEFNGLAEVQVAPSLHSFHANTLGAVARVLELASELGSPLQFHLSEDKGDVDLCLDLYGERPVFVLARLLERTGPVRLLLSDCIWLSQEEKDLLAQMGASVVLNLRMNHRMGVGLPDVRGLLERGIPVYLGTDGEASNYGLSIQEEREFALEQFGVSVPIVPFDMRCGNVGSMELGSLGDLKVLNEGRVWDVFVGGRKVVSRGTLLTMDLNAVEERIRYITSDWNVL; translated from the coding sequence TTGGGATCGGACGTCTTGATAAGGATTGACGGCAGGCCTGTGGCGGCGGTTAAGGGCGGTTTCCTTGTGGATCCATTGGAGGTCCCATTGGGGGACTCCACGGTGGAGAGGATTGAGGACTACCAGGGGGGATTTTCCGTGATGCCGGGGGACTTCAACGGGCACAGTCACCCGGAACAGTCCGTTTACGCCGAGATGGTGGAGGAGGGCTGGGATCTTCCTACCTGGTGCAGGAGGACCATATACGCCCACAGCGTCCACATGACCCCTGAACTCGTCTACTTGAGCTGCTGCAGGGCCTTTGGCCGCATGCTTCTGAACGGCATAACCTCCGTTGCGGTCTCATTCTACTGCCACAACCGCATGGGTAACGCCTTGGACCGGGAGGTGATAAAAGCGGCCCTTGACTCAGGCATTAGGATCCTGTTCGGGAGGATGAATTACGACTTGGTATCCAAGGAGGCCTATCCTGAAAAGCGGGCTTCCCAGGAAAGCTACTTCGAAGGACCCTACTACGAGAACCACCTAATCTCCCTCATGGAGGAGTTCAATGGGCTTGCGGAGGTACAGGTTGCCCCTTCGCTTCACAGCTTTCATGCCAACACCCTGGGTGCTGTGGCCAGGGTGTTGGAGCTTGCGTCGGAGCTTGGCTCACCGCTTCAGTTTCACCTCTCCGAGGACAAGGGAGATGTGGACCTATGCTTGGACCTCTATGGAGAGCGGCCGGTCTTCGTGCTGGCCCGACTTCTGGAGAGAACTGGCCCGGTTAGGCTCCTGCTCTCCGATTGCATATGGTTGTCCCAAGAGGAAAAGGACCTTCTTGCCCAGATGGGGGCATCGGTGGTCTTGAACCTTAGGATGAACCACCGAATGGGGGTGGGGCTTCCGGACGTCCGTGGGTTGCTTGAAAGGGGCATACCGGTTTACCTCGGCACCGATGGGGAGGCCAGCAACTACGGTCTGAGCATACAGGAGGAACGGGAATTTGCCCTTGAGCAGTTCGGGGTGTCAGTTCCTATCGTGCCTTTTGACATGCGGTGCGGCAATGTGGGATCCATGGAGCTTGGTTCCTTGGGAGACCTTAAGGTCCTCAACGAAGGGCGTGTCTGGGACGTCTTCGTAGGGGGACGTAAGGTTGTATCCCGGGGCACCCTCTTGACCATGGATCTCAATGCGGTGGAGGAGCGCATTAGGTACATAACGTCGGATTGGAACGTGTTATGA
- a CDS encoding trimeric intracellular cation channel family protein, whose protein sequence is MILWNLFEALGTAAFAASGALTGVKKGFDLFGVCVLGLVTAVGGGITRDILSGNLPPLALRDPYYCLIAVATSVLVFIRPLPILKMDKLIVLMDAVGLGAFSAGGGMLAINMGFQSAFTVTAMGVITAVGGGILRDVLSGSTPLIFHREVYAVAALAGSATLLPITRALSGEHAMYLCMMITTVSRIYCATKGIHLPSGRPGRRP, encoded by the coding sequence GTGATCCTGTGGAACCTGTTCGAAGCATTGGGCACCGCGGCCTTCGCGGCCTCCGGGGCCCTTACGGGAGTGAAGAAGGGCTTTGACCTCTTTGGGGTGTGCGTGCTGGGGCTTGTAACCGCGGTGGGAGGAGGCATAACCAGGGACATACTCTCCGGGAACCTGCCACCCCTGGCCTTGAGGGACCCGTATTACTGTCTAATAGCGGTTGCCACGTCCGTCCTGGTGTTTATAAGGCCCCTCCCGATACTTAAGATGGACAAGCTCATAGTGCTGATGGACGCGGTGGGGCTTGGGGCGTTCTCCGCTGGAGGCGGGATGCTGGCCATAAACATGGGGTTCCAAAGTGCCTTTACCGTGACAGCCATGGGGGTTATCACCGCGGTTGGGGGTGGGATCTTGAGAGATGTGCTATCCGGCTCAACCCCCCTGATATTCCACCGCGAGGTCTACGCGGTGGCAGCGCTGGCTGGATCCGCCACGCTCCTCCCAATCACGAGGGCCCTCAGCGGGGAACACGCCATGTACTTATGCATGATGATAACCACCGTATCAAGGATATACTGCGCCACCAAGGGCATACACCTGCCCTCCGGAAGGCCCGGGAGAAGACCATGA